A genomic segment from Tolypothrix sp. NIES-4075 encodes:
- a CDS encoding TenA family protein: protein MTISAQLWKANQDLAQACLEHPFVQGIADGTLDPQKFAYYVGQDAFFLEAFARAYSIAAAKAPDWAGFIVFHNLAAGVLQELQLHQSYAKAWKVDLQSHEPQAATRRYTDFLLAIAWGKDVGLTAAAMSPCMRLYAFLGEELARNGIPNHQYADWIRTYSSADFQPLAAQLESLVESYATATTLLHSTYRYAMLCERDFFQAAWSAN, encoded by the coding sequence ATGACCATATCTGCCCAATTGTGGAAAGCAAATCAAGATTTAGCGCAAGCTTGTTTAGAGCATCCTTTTGTTCAAGGCATTGCTGATGGTACGCTAGATCCGCAGAAGTTCGCTTACTATGTAGGACAAGATGCTTTTTTCTTAGAAGCTTTTGCTCGTGCTTACAGTATCGCAGCTGCGAAAGCACCAGATTGGGCAGGATTTATCGTATTTCACAATTTAGCGGCTGGAGTTTTGCAAGAATTACAGCTGCATCAAAGCTATGCTAAAGCGTGGAAAGTCGATTTGCAATCACATGAACCACAAGCAGCTACTAGGCGTTATACTGACTTTTTATTAGCGATCGCTTGGGGTAAAGATGTAGGTTTAACTGCTGCTGCGATGTCTCCCTGTATGCGTTTGTATGCGTTTTTGGGAGAAGAGTTAGCGCGTAATGGTATTCCCAATCATCAGTATGCAGACTGGATTCGCACTTATAGCAGCGCAGATTTTCAACCGCTAGCAGCACAATTAGAAAGCTTAGTAGAAAGTTATGCTACTGCTACTACCTTACTACATTCAACTTACCGCTATGCCATGTTGTGTGAGCGAGACTTTTTTCAAGCAGCATGGTCAGCTAATTAG
- a CDS encoding pentapeptide repeat-containing protein, whose product MKKPALSTVVFLSTISLTTVAQAANSEHIRQLLATKQCESCDLSGAGLVLADLSGANLSKANLSGANLSRANLSGADLTGANLSGASLFGVNLSGAKLNKANLLGTDLRNTYLANAELNGVSLNNANLQGAVGIPLQAAKPEEFYAWGVAEAQKGNQQQAIDYFNQAIAIKPDFAGAYLARGVARYQILDRQGAFQDAQIAENLFKTKNDNPGMQTAQAFILELKTPQGSKVTAGKPSLVDFLGGVASVLLQFFPF is encoded by the coding sequence ATGAAAAAGCCAGCTCTATCCACAGTCGTATTTTTAAGCACAATTAGCTTGACAACCGTCGCTCAAGCTGCCAATTCTGAACATATTAGACAGTTGCTAGCAACCAAACAATGTGAAAGCTGCGATTTAAGCGGTGCTGGTTTGGTGCTAGCAGACTTATCTGGAGCTAATTTGAGCAAAGCTAATCTCAGTGGTGCAAACCTCAGCCGTGCAAACTTGAGCGGTGCTGATTTAACAGGTGCAAACTTGAGCGGTGCGAGTTTATTTGGGGTTAACTTGAGCGGTGCGAAACTCAATAAGGCAAATTTGCTGGGTACTGACTTGAGAAATACCTATCTTGCGAACGCGGAATTAAATGGTGTTAGCCTTAACAATGCTAACTTACAAGGAGCAGTGGGTATACCATTGCAAGCAGCCAAGCCAGAAGAATTTTATGCTTGGGGTGTAGCAGAAGCGCAAAAAGGTAATCAACAACAAGCAATAGATTATTTTAATCAAGCGATCGCTATTAAACCAGACTTTGCCGGCGCTTATCTCGCTCGTGGTGTTGCTCGTTATCAAATTTTAGATAGACAAGGTGCATTTCAAGATGCTCAAATCGCTGAAAACTTGTTTAAAACTAAAAACGACAATCCCGGAATGCAAACAGCACAAGCATTTATTCTCGAACTGAAAACACCTCAAGGTAGTAAAGTAACTGCCGGCAAACCTAGTTTAGTTGACTTTTTAGGCGGAGTGGCGTCAGTATTACTTCAGTTCTTTCCCTTTTAG
- a CDS encoding pentapeptide repeat-containing protein translates to MCFSVGGANLEKANLTNANLSNADLGGANLGNANLKGANLSGTYLDAANTKGAIFP, encoded by the coding sequence CTGTGTTTTAGTGTAGGGGGTGCGAATCTCGAAAAAGCCAACTTAACAAATGCTAATTTGAGTAATGCTGATTTGGGAGGTGCTAATCTTGGGAATGCCAACCTTAAGGGTGCTAATTTGAGTGGTACTTACCTTGACGCTGCTAATACCAAAGGTGCGATTTTTCCTTAA
- a CDS encoding pentapeptide repeat-containing protein has protein sequence MRGRNFSNADLGGANLRNTNLSGVDLSSAKLGVPKNQTKQDSLLLQRRASRTS, from the coding sequence TTGCGGGGAAGAAATTTCAGCAATGCAGATTTAGGGGGTGCTAATCTGCGTAACACCAACTTGAGTGGTGTTGATTTAAGTAGTGCGAAACTTGGGGTTCCAAAAAATCAGACAAAACAAGACAGCCTTCTCCTTCAAAGACGCGCTTCGCGAACATCATGA
- a CDS encoding lipase family protein, whose protein sequence is MEQVVTLNETQKILTLGWIINGLSGYGDRLDPLRREEMELLLTERIDQRLNDSIVQKYIGKWERVWGPFVYLAPPPFNRFATNAIYVARQGNQYVIGIAGTNFKSIHNWFIEDFYVGAQAEWAEYADTKPPGLPPKISLGTKIGLDNLLKEHPGTKTNIIDFFKEQLKEADEEADEKVDKVEIVVTGHSLGGALSPVLALALHEKKSTWDPNSRAKLKVFPFAGPTPGNLAFAIYYDLRLGINTTRVWNNLDIVPHAWNQEMLKKIPTLYEPEIPSNPLIEWYVNIGKFLSLLGTYTNVKALTPALEGEFRPPVPAETSQTSSKQVELNVQLSESLKSALTANEELSVSDEVKEGFNKFMAQALEQHIAAYFDLLDFPTELKEFLLTPLSASADPEATESLITKLLEYSANPDVAH, encoded by the coding sequence ATGGAACAAGTCGTGACTTTGAATGAGACACAGAAGATATTGACTCTTGGATGGATAATTAATGGACTTTCGGGTTATGGCGATCGTCTTGACCCTCTGAGGCGTGAAGAGATGGAACTGCTGCTCACTGAACGTATAGACCAGAGGCTGAACGACTCGATAGTTCAAAAATATATTGGAAAGTGGGAGCGGGTCTGGGGACCGTTTGTTTATCTGGCTCCACCTCCGTTCAATAGATTTGCAACTAATGCAATTTATGTTGCACGGCAAGGCAATCAGTACGTTATTGGTATTGCCGGAACGAATTTTAAATCTATTCACAACTGGTTTATTGAAGATTTTTACGTTGGAGCACAAGCGGAGTGGGCTGAGTATGCTGATACCAAGCCGCCGGGACTTCCTCCCAAAATTTCTTTGGGAACTAAGATTGGTCTCGACAATCTCTTGAAGGAACATCCAGGAACGAAGACAAATATCATTGATTTTTTCAAAGAGCAGTTAAAGGAAGCCGACGAAGAAGCCGACGAAAAGGTAGATAAGGTAGAGATCGTAGTAACGGGTCATAGTCTAGGTGGTGCGTTGTCTCCTGTTCTGGCACTTGCTTTGCATGAGAAAAAATCAACATGGGACCCAAATAGTCGAGCTAAATTAAAGGTTTTTCCATTTGCAGGTCCTACACCAGGCAATCTCGCTTTTGCAATATACTATGACCTGCGACTTGGCATCAACACAACACGCGTTTGGAATAATCTTGATATTGTTCCTCATGCCTGGAACCAGGAAATGCTGAAAAAAATTCCTACACTTTACGAGCCTGAGATACCCTCTAACCCTCTTATTGAGTGGTACGTGAACATAGGTAAGTTTTTGTCGCTCTTAGGAACCTATACCAACGTTAAAGCGCTAACCCCTGCATTAGAAGGTGAGTTTCGACCTCCAGTTCCAGCAGAAACTTCACAAACAAGTTCTAAGCAAGTAGAGCTAAATGTTCAGTTGTCAGAGTCTCTAAAATCAGCACTGACAGCAAATGAAGAACTCTCTGTGTCAGATGAGGTTAAAGAAGGGTTTAACAAATTCATGGCACAGGCTCTGGAGCAACATATAGCCGCATATTTCGATTTACTCGACTTTCCAACTGAGCTAAAAGAGTTTCTCCTAACACCATTGTCGGCTTCAGCAGATCCAGAGGCTACTGAGAGCTTGATTACTAAACTGTTAGAATACTCGGCGAACCCTGATGTAGCTCACTAA